The genomic stretch tggggggatggCAGAGTGACTAAGTAGTGGTTTATTGGAAATGGTGAATGGAAAGTGAAGTGATGTGTTTGGCCGCCTCTGTCTACAACGATGGTGATGGGTCCCCTCCTTCTCTGCTATTGTGGGTTCCCCGTATCCTTCTTCTGCTGGGCGTCCTTGATGATGACGTTTCTGAACAGAGTCAGCAGGGGCTTCTGGCTGTGCTCGTCCCAGGACTTCATGAAGCCACCATAACGCTTGCTGGCTGGGGGCTCGTTCCACCGGAAATGACTCATCTTATAGGGCCTGTTCTTCTTCTCTTGTATGGTGGACTGCGGATGCTCGCTGGCCAGGTTGCTCTCCCCCAGGGCATAGTCCAGGTCATGGAGGAGGTCACGCCGCTCCTCCTCTGGGTAGGCCCCGGTGGCCTCCTCCTCCGGGACCCCGGCGTACACCTTGATGGGCCGACGCTTGCGCCCCACGGGTTTGCCCCAGCGGAAGTGCTCCATGGAATAGGAGCGCTTATTCTCATGCGGGAGCCCTACTCCTCTGTACCCAGTAAGCGTCTCCTCCTCGGGGGTGGGCAGGGTGGCCAGCAGGACACTTCCATCACCATCGTCAGACTCTGACTGCGGGTGAAGGTGCCCATTGCCGGGGTAGATAGGGGACTCGGCCGTAAGGTCAGATCTGCATTGCTCTATACATTCCTGAATTGAAACATTACAAACCAGCAATCAAAACTGATGTTTTCTTTAACATGAtgtaatttatataaaatagaGTTATTTTAATTCGTAATTAATCTTTAATTCATATTTCGTATTTCATAAGTCGAAGGCAGTGCAAGCAGCATATAGtgacaaatatttttaataaaaaattttaacaaGTGATACAAAAATTATCATTTAGAAGGTTTATATCATATACCTATTAAAAAGAGAGCAATTTCAGTCAACTTGTCCtaaatgtcattaacagtgatGCACACTCTTCAAATTTATCTCCATCgtttcacattttaaaaatttCAGCATATATTTTCATTcggaaaaacacatttacatgctacaaaatgatATTTGCAATTTAATTATTTCCTTGAACTAAGTCATTCATTAAAGTCTGGATCATTATTAGATATTGTGTGCAAATGTATTGTTATGGAGAAATTTCATACATAAGACTTTCCTGTATTATCTCTGGCAGATATTGTAATTAAATATGAATGGGATGGATGGGTACAGATACAGGGCATGAAGTGTGAAATGACATGAATGGGAGTAATTATGCACACGCACTTGCAGGAAGGTAATGATGCAGCGGATGCTGGGACACTCACCTGGATGCTCTTTTCTGAGCTGAGGTCCCTGCACTTTGTATGTTCCCAACATTGCCCAGTCACCCCCTGGCCATGCGCACACAACATGGCCACAGCCAATAGCCAAGCTGGAACCACCATCGTCAGGCCAACGACTGACACGGGACTGCAGATGGGAGGTTGCACCCAATGACTCAACACAAGCGTCAGGGTAACAGTCAGcgatcccccccccacttacCTCGTAAACGCTGACAGAAAAGGTCTCCACCTGCATAATTGCATACAATATTATTTTGCGCTGTCTGCTTTCTATATGCACGGTCTTGCACCAACTGTTTACTTGTAATATTCATTGTCATCGTTGTATACTTTTTATCCATTATTTATTGTTCAGTGTTTATTCTTAAACTTCCCTTTGTTCAAGCTGTCTGATGCACCAAAGAACTGAGATTGTGTTTCGTGCGTCAGATGACAATGGAATAGCATGACTTGACGCTTCACTCATTTTGACTATATTTCTTAAAAAGTGCCTAGTTGATATTTGAATGTCAAACTTGTTGGTTCTCATCCACGAATGCTCTTCAGGTTAGTCAACTATTACTCTAATTAGTCATATGTGGTGTAATGAAGACCAAGACCTAATATCTAGTTAAAAGTCCCATAATGTGTCACATAGAACCGGTTCCTCCGCAGCCAGAGAGTAGAGTTACAGCACAGAATTGTCCCTCTCATAGGACAGCACACATACAACATAGGAATAGTCTAAGACTGTGCCAATTCTCTTTGCTTGCCAAACTGCTTTCCTTGCTTACCTTTCAATTTTTCAATTCATGTGAATTACACAAAAATTAAAAGTTCTTCAATGAATACACTGGATTTTTATGTAATTGTTCATCATCATTAGATTTAAGTTACAATACAATCGAAGCCCAAAAGCTGATATTGTAGCATTAGGAAATTTCCTGGCTCACAAATGTAATAATAACACAAACTTCATATAGAATGCAAATTTAAATCTCTTTACCTGCTTCGCTTTCTTTTCCTTTCCTGCAACAGGTCTGTCGTTCTCAGCTGGTATGGTTTCTCTCCTTCTGTCTGCTGGGAGCAGCTTTCGTGCCGGCTTCTGACCTGTTCGTTTCCCGTAAAGTCAGAACTCGAAATTTCCCTCCTTTTATACCAATACCTACATGACAACCTTGTCATGAGAGATATTTCCTTTTGTGTCCCTTAAGATAGGGGAGGTGCTAAGGGATGATGCAGAGCACATTAACGGCAGAGACATTGTCAGACATTGGGGATTATTAAGTAGCTGCAACTTGTTGAACTTAGGATACAATTACCCTGCACTGGTTGAGGAGGGGAAGGATAGGTGTTAATGCGAGCTCTGAATGCGTAAAGGTCAGATTTACCGAAACTGGACCTAAATTAATTAGGCGCCACTGCAAGTGGCAGAGAGCATGAAAGCTGTCATTACTAAGATTACTCTAATCTCTCTGTAAAATTGGATTGACAAGGAAAAACAAATTTGCAGGAGGCAAAAGGCAGGAATAAATATACATGAGCgactaattaaaatgaaataattaacAATGATATACTGCTTACCCGCTGCAGGGTCACTGTGATTTATCAATAATGATTCTTTCAAAATAGTCATAATTTTTTGTgtgtaaatacatttttttttaacaaaaagtaTTTTCTTTCATCTGTGGTTTTGTTTAAAATAGAGGCAACCGAGTGCTAGCAGCAAAATTTTAAATTCAGTTGATGTTTTGCTTGCTAAAGGCTTTGCTGCACACTGAACAAGAAATGGAAATGCAAAGGGGCATTAATGATGAAGCGCTTTTAAAAAGCTACTGCTCCCAAAGGATCTGAGGATGTATCATAGAAGAGAAAACACAAActgggaataataataataattattataatgatCATTAACTACAGCCTCATCaccattaaaattttaatgTACTTTTGCCGCATGCCAGATGTTTATTGTTTGGAATTGGTTGGATAGGGGCCTTGTTTCTGCATATATTTACCATTTTCACGGAAATAAACATACATGCAATGATCAGTTCTGGGAGGCTTGGAGTTTTTCTTTTCAGCATTGGACACAAAGCAGGGACATggattggatgggatgccagtctattgcaGGTAGCATACAAACTATGCGGAATTTAGCAACACCACTTAGCCTACATACAAACATGTTGTTTGAGGAAGGAGAACCAgcaaaatcaaaagatgcaaacATTCTTTAAGGAAAtcagaatttttttatttataattttaagATATATAGTGTTTTGTGTTTCACTGGAAAGTATTAATGCTTTAAATTCAATTTAACGGGTCTCAAAAAGAATTGCTTGCCATGGTACTTAGAATGATCATCTTGAAAAAAGCGTAATGTATCCTAATATGTCCAAACACAGTTTCCAGCCTTCAGCTAGCAAATTGCCTATAGCAGAGTCTCAGGATACTGTCGTAATGTCATTTATTAAGGCATAAATTGTGTACTTTGAAGGGCATCATTTACCGCAAGTATACCATTAGAACGGGAACCtaaccttgattttttttttcctattgcGACTTCTTTTGTGACGCATACCTGAAAGCGAGAACATTTGAGTGTTTTGTTGTGGACAGCGGAGGCTTTTAGTGATAAATCACTTAAAGAGTGAGTTGGCCAGATTAAAATCTAGGGTATTTCAAGAGGCTAGTCTGAAGCTTTCATCCAGGGCAAAACAAGTTTGTTTGGGAACTTTGAACAAAACTTTATATACTATGATCTTCGTTTGTATgatataaaataacatataagCAAAATATAAGCACAAGATTAAACGACATGCATAAGCCTGCTGCAGGACACTATTTACATAAAAATGTTAATTGAACGAATAAAGGAATTATGTCGCTTATATTCACAAGGACTTTAGGGCCACATGGGTTGTGGAATTGGTTTGAAACCAGGGGTGCAGATGGAGGGGGGTATGGGTGGGGGCACGTCCCCCCCAGTTATATAGAGACTCCGATACGTCCTCACCACTTTAGAGGGGAAATAAAGTAACAAACATTTGGTAAGTATCCCTAAATGGGGCTGGGTACTGTGATGTCTGAACTCATCAAATTGTTTCGAGCATCACAAAATTATATCTGTTGGAATGAAACTATAAATCTATGAATGTGTCCTCACATAATATGTAACGTTACAGTATACTGCAGCTCAGTAAATTTAAACTTGCAACAAACTGTACAGAAATTTGTTGTTTATGCTGTCGTCAAATAGGCCATTTCTGCATTATTGGCAATTCCGTACCAGACAACACTGTAACATTGTATGCATGCCAGCCAATGTCAATCAAAATTTTTTGTACTAAATCAGACATGGTTGGATAAGCTTAAGAGATCTTTTGCTTACTATTTGGTCCTGCCCACTTCGGAAATCTCTCCTGCAGCCCTGTTTGAAACAGTAGGGTAAACATGGATGTCACCAGATGGGATACTAATTCAGCTGACCGTAGACACTCAAAGCATTTTTAATACTGCTGCATTTCATCCTGACTGTTTGTGCTTGATCTAATTTGCTAATTAACATTCTTTCCTCTCCTCTAAAGCTAATACATTTTGAACCTGGCTGCCACACACAGCTGACAAAATACCTTGGTTAAGGAAATTAAACTGATAgctcaatttaaaaataaactcgGGGTTATAAAATGGTACATAAAACTTTTAAGTAGGAGGTTTGTGGTACAATCATTGTGCATCATCTAGTAATAGGGTGGAAGTTCCccacaaacaaaagcaaaacatgAAACAAATTCCGTGAGTTTTTCCGAATCATTGTGTACTCATGTCAGGTAGTGGCATGAGTTCACAATATAAACAAACCGTCAAGACAAAAATACGCAGCACaataaaaaaagataaaaagagAAATAGAGAAAAAGAATGtgctattaaaaataaacaaacatacagTATAGACATATAAAAATGCTTGGGTATGTGCAGATAAGTTTAGAGTCAATAGGAATAAGCAACATGCATGTTTGTCTGGGGTGTGTGCAGATAGGTGAGGGGTCAATAGGAATATGAAATACTGAGAATGAACAGGTCCCATTGGCACCAATGTGCTTCTCATGGGTCTTTGAGTGGGGGGGCAATGGCCTGGGGGAGGAAGCTGTTCAGATGGTGAGCCGTTCTGATATTCGGGGATCCTGCTCTCAGCTTTAGCTGAGAAGGGAGACGGTTAAAGAGATCTGGGTGAGAAGGGGCAAACATTATTTTCTTCGCCCTGTTtctcatttaaaaaacaaacatatatcgAAGAGTATCCCCAAAATCAGACTGGTCTCTCTGGGAGCATTTGAGAATGAAAAAGATAGCTAGTCAGACCAGTGCCAGTCTAAATTACCATATAGAGAACACATGCTAATACACagcattaatccatccatccatccattttccaacccgcttatcctactgggtcacggggggtccggagcctatcccggaagcaatgggcacgaggcagggaacaacccaggatgcggggccagcccatcgcagggcacactcacacaccattcactcacacatgcagttCTACAGGCAattcagcaagtccaattagcctcagcatgtttttggactgtgtggggaaaccggagtacccggaggaaaccccacaacaacaaggggagaacatgcaaactccatactcgtgacccaggcggagactcgaacctgggtccctactgggtcgcggggggtccggagccttacACAGCATTAATTCAAAACTTAATCTGTGTTTGAGAATCACAAACTCTGGCATTGCATGTGCTGGTCCTGATTCCCCATTTCTGCCAGAGATGCTGATGGTTTGGAAATTAAACTATTAAGAAGAAAAGTGTGCGATTTCTCAGTAAGTGAATTTGGGCTTCAGAGGTAAAACAACAGACAGAATCTCTAAAAGAATCACAGATAAAAATTGCTAATTAAAAGATTAGTCAAATATGTGAAGGGA from Brienomyrus brachyistius isolate T26 chromosome 14, BBRACH_0.4, whole genome shotgun sequence encodes the following:
- the LOC125707536 gene encoding pro-opiomelanocortin-1-like isoform X2 yields the protein MTRLSCRYWYKRREISSSDFTGNEQVRSRHESCSQQTEGEKPYQLRTTDLLQERKRKRSSPVSVVGLTMVVPAWLLAVAMLCAHGQGVTGQCWEHTKCRDLSSEKSIQECIEQCRSDLTAESPIYPGNGHLHPQSESDDGDGSVLLATLPTPEEETLTGYRGVGLPHENKRSYSMEHFRWGKPVGRKRRPIKVYAGVPEEEATGAYPEEERRDLLHDLDYALGESNLASEHPQSTIQEKKNRPYKMSHFRWNEPPASKRYGGFMKSWDEHSQKPLLTLFRNVIIKDAQQKKDTGNPQ
- the LOC125707536 gene encoding pro-opiomelanocortin-1-like isoform X1 — its product is MTRLSCRYWYKRREISSSDFTGNEQVRSRHESCSQQTEGEKPYQLRTTDLLQERKRKRSRWRPFLSAFTSPVSVVGLTMVVPAWLLAVAMLCAHGQGVTGQCWEHTKCRDLSSEKSIQECIEQCRSDLTAESPIYPGNGHLHPQSESDDGDGSVLLATLPTPEEETLTGYRGVGLPHENKRSYSMEHFRWGKPVGRKRRPIKVYAGVPEEEATGAYPEEERRDLLHDLDYALGESNLASEHPQSTIQEKKNRPYKMSHFRWNEPPASKRYGGFMKSWDEHSQKPLLTLFRNVIIKDAQQKKDTGNPQ